A stretch of Crossiella cryophila DNA encodes these proteins:
- a CDS encoding LysR family transcriptional regulator encodes MDIEFRHLKAFRVLAEELNFTRAAARLGVPQSGLSRQVQRLERSLGATLLRRSTRAVALTPAGHALYSHARRAEELAEQLRADVTAAGQGQVQLRLATYPIGVSELTARLTQALPEVQVATLTTTPDLAVQALERGEVDLALGYGPPGAQPSLPPGAQAEILLHEPIYVALSAAHRCAGADSVHLAELAVDRWVAPPPDTVLAQVCTAVFASAGIRPHVLHVADSSNTVRNLVSSGQAVSLATPLAGAWPDDNVVVLPVDPPIHRPVWAAWLRRLPAEVVDSALGAICAHYAQLAERAGDYWSRAKQEELLRGRHWPSEN; translated from the coding sequence ATGGATATCGAGTTCCGGCATCTTAAGGCTTTCCGGGTGCTCGCCGAGGAGCTGAACTTCACCCGCGCCGCGGCACGTCTGGGTGTTCCGCAGTCGGGTCTGTCCCGCCAGGTGCAGCGGCTGGAGCGCAGCCTGGGCGCCACCCTGCTGCGGCGCAGCACCCGCGCGGTCGCGCTCACCCCGGCCGGGCACGCCCTCTACAGCCACGCCCGGCGGGCCGAGGAACTCGCCGAGCAGCTCAGGGCCGATGTCACCGCCGCGGGTCAGGGGCAGGTGCAGCTCCGGCTGGCCACCTATCCGATCGGCGTGTCCGAGCTGACCGCCCGGCTCACCCAGGCCCTGCCCGAGGTCCAGGTGGCCACCCTGACCACCACCCCCGACCTGGCCGTGCAGGCCCTGGAGCGCGGGGAAGTCGATCTCGCGCTCGGTTACGGGCCGCCAGGGGCGCAACCCTCGTTACCGCCGGGTGCCCAAGCCGAAATTCTGTTGCATGAACCGATTTACGTGGCCCTTTCGGCTGCCCATCGGTGCGCCGGGGCGGATTCGGTGCACCTGGCCGAACTGGCCGTGGACCGCTGGGTCGCGCCGCCGCCGGACACCGTGCTCGCCCAGGTGTGCACCGCCGTGTTCGCCTCCGCCGGAATTCGCCCGCACGTGCTACACGTGGCCGATTCCTCGAACACGGTGCGCAACCTCGTCTCCTCCGGGCAGGCGGTCAGCCTGGCCACTCCGCTGGCCGGGGCGTGGCCGGATGACAACGTGGTGGTGCTGCCGGTGGACCCGCCCATTCACCGTCCGGTGTGGGCGGCCTGGCTGCGCCGGTTGCCGGCCGAGGTGGTGGACAGCGCACTCGGCGCGATCTGCGCGCATTACGCCCAGTTGGCCGAGCGGGCCGGTGACTACTGGTCACGGGCGAAACAGGAGGAGCTGCTCCGCGGCCGACACTGGCCGAGCGAAAACTGA
- a CDS encoding nuclear transport factor 2 family protein gives MTNRAPSTLEMVQRLLTRFGAQDAAGIAQLFHPDAQCHSSEIPGDPWPVRSQGRREIEAFFLALFHRLEFHAVTVRKVLVDGDDAVVFGGGRYRATGTGRVFAQDFAVSLSVRAGLIQEYRVVEDTLAISMALGRAYPIY, from the coding sequence ATGACGAATCGGGCCCCGTCCACCCTGGAAATGGTGCAGCGATTACTGACCAGATTCGGCGCACAGGACGCCGCCGGTATCGCGCAGCTGTTCCACCCGGACGCCCAATGTCACTCCTCGGAGATACCAGGGGATCCGTGGCCGGTCCGCTCGCAGGGCCGCCGGGAAATCGAGGCGTTCTTCCTCGCGTTGTTCCACCGGTTGGAGTTCCACGCCGTGACGGTGCGAAAAGTACTGGTCGACGGCGATGACGCGGTGGTGTTCGGCGGCGGCCGATACCGGGCCACCGGAACGGGCAGGGTGTTCGCCCAGGATTTCGCCGTGAGCCTTTCCGTGCGGGCCGGGCTGATTCAGGAGTACCGGGTGGTCGAGGACACCCTGGCCATCTCCATGGCACTCGGCCGGGCCTATCCGATTTACTGA
- a CDS encoding histone-like nucleoid-structuring protein Lsr2, whose product MAEKVTVELVDDLDGSKAEESVSFGLDGVDYVIDLSADNAAALRDAVASYVGAARRTGGRKQRATRGGGAKAAGERDRNQEIRQWARTQGHQVSERGRIPQELVVKFQEAHAS is encoded by the coding sequence ATGGCGGAGAAAGTCACGGTCGAGCTGGTGGACGACCTCGACGGGTCCAAGGCCGAGGAGAGCGTCTCCTTCGGGCTTGACGGTGTCGACTACGTCATCGACCTGTCCGCGGACAATGCGGCGGCTCTTCGCGACGCCGTCGCGTCGTATGTCGGGGCAGCCCGGCGCACCGGCGGTCGCAAGCAGCGGGCCACCCGCGGCGGCGGCGCCAAGGCAGCCGGCGAGCGCGACCGCAACCAGGAAATTCGGCAGTGGGCTCGCACCCAGGGCCACCAGGTGTCCGAGCGCGGCCGTATCCCGCAGGAGCTGGTCGTGAAGTTCCAGGAAGCACACGCTTCCTGA
- a CDS encoding MBL fold metallo-hydrolase, whose amino-acid sequence MRVHHLNCASMAPLGGRLINGDAPPHRAASLVAHCLLIETGQGLVLVDTGLGVDDVRTPGRLGAMFRFSCRPKLLEAETAVRQIARLGYSPADVRHIVLTHLDLDHAGGLADFPQAKVHVHADEYAAAMARRTLGERSRYVPAQWAHHPDWARYSTSEGERWFGMEAVRQLDGLPPEILLIPLAGHTHGHSGVAVAVAGDRWLLHAGDAYFFHGEVNAQPSRGTPGLDLFQTVVAVNRTKRLDNQRRLHALAAAEPQRIQVFSAHDPLEFERCREGAA is encoded by the coding sequence ATGCGCGTCCACCACCTCAACTGCGCCAGCATGGCGCCGCTCGGCGGCAGGCTGATCAACGGCGACGCCCCGCCGCACCGGGCGGCCTCGCTGGTCGCGCACTGCCTGCTGATCGAGACCGGGCAGGGCCTGGTCCTGGTGGACACCGGACTGGGCGTGGACGACGTGCGCACGCCGGGCAGGCTGGGCGCCATGTTCCGGTTCTCCTGCCGGCCGAAGCTGCTCGAGGCCGAGACCGCGGTGCGGCAGATCGCCCGGCTGGGTTATTCACCGGCCGACGTCCGGCACATCGTGCTGACCCACCTCGACCTGGACCACGCGGGCGGGCTGGCGGATTTCCCGCAGGCCAAGGTGCATGTGCATGCTGATGAATACGCCGCGGCAATGGCCAGGCGGACCCTGGGGGAACGTTCGCGCTATGTGCCCGCGCAATGGGCGCATCACCCGGACTGGGCCAGATACAGCACGAGCGAGGGCGAGCGCTGGTTCGGCATGGAGGCCGTGCGGCAACTCGACGGACTACCGCCGGAGATCCTGCTGATTCCACTGGCCGGACACACCCACGGCCATAGCGGAGTCGCGGTGGCCGTCGCAGGCGACCGCTGGCTCTTGCACGCGGGGGACGCCTACTTCTTCCACGGCGAGGTCAATGCGCAACCGTCTCGCGGCACACCGGGGCTGGACCTATTCCAAACCGTGGTCGCGGTCAACCGGACAAAACGTCTGGACAACCAGCGTCGCCTGCACGCGCTCGCGGCGGCCGAACCACAACGGATTCAGGTCTTTTCCGCACATGATCCGCTGGAGTTCGAACGCTGCCGCGAAGGCGCTGCCTGA
- a CDS encoding sigma-70 family RNA polymerase sigma factor, with the protein MREKRSRPAGSAVDWQECLRLRPALLRLAGARCPAGAEPEDLVHEALTQAAELGRVPPDRLAAFLALVVRRLCAEEHRRQHEDAELFDHPRLRPGTPEDPTERVNDRLEGRWFRQRLREFSTRDRNLLLLFADGLPHTEIARELRTTVGATQSALHRIRERLR; encoded by the coding sequence ATGCGCGAGAAGCGGTCCCGCCCGGCAGGCTCCGCCGTCGACTGGCAGGAGTGCCTGCGCCTGCGGCCCGCGCTGCTGCGCCTGGCCGGCGCGCGTTGCCCGGCAGGCGCCGAACCCGAGGACCTGGTGCACGAGGCACTCACCCAGGCCGCCGAACTCGGCCGGGTGCCCCCGGACCGGCTAGCCGCGTTCCTGGCCCTGGTGGTGCGCAGGCTGTGCGCGGAGGAGCACCGGCGGCAGCACGAGGACGCGGAGCTGTTCGACCACCCCCGGCTCCGGCCGGGCACCCCGGAGGATCCGACCGAACGGGTCAACGACCGGCTGGAGGGGCGCTGGTTCCGGCAGCGGCTGCGCGAGTTCTCCACCCGCGACCGCAACCTGTTGCTGCTCTTCGCCGACGGCCTGCCGCACACCGAGATCGCCAGGGAGCTGCGCACCACGGTGGGCGCGACCCAGTCCGCACTGCACCGCATCCGGGAACGGTTGCGTTAG
- a CDS encoding MFS transporter — protein sequence MSAHTRWPAVVSVMLGIFVIVTTEILPIGLLTPIGATFGISPGTAGLMMTMPGFLAALAAPLVTSATARLDRRRLLGALILLLALANFLAALAPGYWLMLLSRVLVGIVIGGFWSVGAGLAPRLVPAPRVGLATAVIFAAVPLGSVLGVPAGTWLGELAGWRAVFVLMGVLTAGVFLALLVFLPPLPPERATGLRLLAELLRLPSVRTGLTVTFLVVLAHFGTYTYLTTFLRQLTDASPTPYLLVYGLAGVAGNFLAGRWAATRTRAAFAVAAGLIALATLSLPMSGEWAPVLLVVWGLGYGAVPACAQTWLARSAPHAPEAATVLFTASFQATLSAGALLGGVVVDASSVSVALIAGGLVAVLALGALQALPQVRQPVQHHA from the coding sequence ATGTCAGCTCACACCCGTTGGCCCGCCGTCGTCTCGGTGATGCTGGGCATCTTCGTCATCGTCACCACCGAGATCCTGCCGATCGGCCTGCTCACCCCGATCGGCGCCACCTTCGGCATCTCGCCGGGCACGGCGGGCCTGATGATGACCATGCCCGGCTTCCTCGCCGCGCTGGCCGCCCCGCTGGTCACCTCGGCCACCGCCCGGCTGGACCGCCGACGGTTGCTCGGCGCGCTGATCCTGTTGCTGGCACTGGCGAACTTCCTCGCCGCGCTGGCGCCCGGCTACTGGCTGATGCTGCTCTCCCGGGTGCTCGTCGGCATCGTCATCGGCGGGTTCTGGTCCGTCGGCGCCGGGCTGGCCCCGCGGCTGGTGCCCGCACCGCGGGTCGGCCTGGCCACCGCGGTGATCTTCGCGGCGGTGCCGCTCGGCTCGGTGCTCGGCGTGCCCGCCGGGACCTGGCTCGGCGAGCTGGCCGGGTGGCGGGCGGTGTTCGTGCTCATGGGGGTGCTGACCGCCGGGGTCTTCCTGGCGTTGCTGGTGTTCCTGCCGCCGTTGCCGCCGGAGCGGGCGACCGGCCTGCGGCTGCTGGCGGAGCTGCTGCGGCTGCCGAGTGTCCGGACCGGGCTGACGGTGACCTTCCTGGTGGTGCTCGCGCACTTCGGCACCTACACCTACCTGACCACCTTCCTGCGGCAGCTCACCGACGCCAGTCCGACGCCGTACCTGCTGGTCTACGGGCTGGCCGGGGTGGCGGGGAACTTCCTCGCCGGTCGCTGGGCAGCCACCAGGACGCGGGCGGCGTTCGCGGTGGCGGCGGGGTTGATCGCGCTGGCCACGCTGTCGCTGCCGATGTCCGGGGAGTGGGCGCCGGTGCTGCTGGTGGTGTGGGGGCTGGGTTACGGGGCGGTGCCCGCCTGCGCGCAGACCTGGCTGGCCCGGTCCGCACCGCACGCGCCGGAGGCGGCGACCGTGCTGTTCACCGCCTCCTTCCAGGCCACCCTCTCGGCCGGGGCGCTGCTCGGCGGGGTGGTGGTGGACGCGAGTTCAGTCTCGGTGGCCCTGATCGCCGGTGGGCTGGTCGCGGTGCTGGCGCTCGGGGCGCTCCAGGCGCTCCCACAGGTTCGTCAGCCCGTCCAGCATCACGCGTAA
- a CDS encoding CPBP family intramembrane glutamic endopeptidase gives MTTTADAVEPGVGRSRRNYLAAEFLLLFFGAVTLYTVFRIPGGPIPLLVVLGVVAVVYLLRQPDFDRANFWRARALWPVLPRMLLLWGATAALGLVSLWLFSPERLFELPRNNPTVWLFVMLFYPLLSVYPQELIFRAFLFHRYAPVFGNGLGMVAASAAAFGFVHIIFGNVLSVVLTVIGGWIFSNRYRRTRSLFAAWVEHGLYGLLVFTIGFGDFFYHGATAR, from the coding sequence ATGACGACCACCGCCGACGCGGTCGAACCCGGCGTCGGCCGGAGTCGACGCAACTACCTCGCCGCCGAGTTCCTCCTGCTGTTCTTCGGGGCGGTCACGCTCTACACCGTCTTCCGCATTCCCGGCGGACCCATTCCACTGCTCGTCGTGCTCGGCGTGGTCGCGGTTGTCTACCTGCTCCGCCAGCCCGACTTCGACCGGGCGAACTTCTGGCGGGCCAGGGCGTTGTGGCCGGTGCTGCCGCGGATGCTGCTGCTGTGGGGAGCCACCGCCGCGCTCGGCCTGGTCTCGCTGTGGCTGTTCAGCCCGGAACGCCTGTTCGAGCTGCCGCGGAACAACCCGACGGTGTGGCTGTTCGTCATGCTGTTCTACCCGCTGCTGTCGGTCTACCCGCAGGAACTCATCTTCCGGGCGTTCCTGTTCCACCGGTACGCTCCGGTGTTCGGCAACGGGCTGGGAATGGTCGCCGCGAGTGCCGCTGCCTTCGGTTTCGTGCACATCATCTTCGGGAACGTGTTGAGCGTGGTACTCACGGTCATCGGCGGCTGGATCTTCAGCAACCGATACCGCCGGACCCGCTCCCTGTTCGCCGCCTGGGTGGAGCACGGGCTCTATGGCCTGCTGGTCTTCACCATCGGCTTCGGAGATTTCTTCTACCACGGCGCGACCGCTCGCTGA
- a CDS encoding ScbA/BarX family gamma-butyrolactone biosynthesis protein, with translation MLADMLRLGNDQVPKSKDTLFVALEMSGEEGFDTTVPRRLVHREAVAEVLLTRWTRRRTGDFWMCAQLPRSHAFYQSEQGRADPLLVLETIRQAGLLVAHTGWGIPLDHRFVMRGMSFAVDSSALRVRDRPVEIQLLVRTRDPRVRPGHTSTLAVEVELYRDGDRFGQGSGSLGALPPAVYARLRPPRVPRQPVRERPEPVPPWLVGRHDARDVLLTSVNKSNRWGLLVDATHQGLFDHPVDHVPGMVVFAAMSQAVRAVVGPGYLASCQARTSRFVELDRPAEVSVLRTAGGLYWTAIEQDGVRAATAVWRVETGSGHSGPVS, from the coding sequence ATGTTGGCCGACATGTTGCGTTTGGGCAACGACCAGGTGCCGAAGAGCAAAGACACACTATTCGTTGCACTCGAAATGAGTGGAGAGGAGGGATTCGACACGACCGTACCGCGTCGGCTTGTGCATCGCGAGGCCGTCGCGGAGGTGCTGCTCACCAGGTGGACCCGGCGGCGTACCGGCGACTTCTGGATGTGCGCCCAGCTGCCCCGGTCGCACGCCTTCTACCAGTCCGAACAGGGCAGGGCCGATCCGCTGCTGGTGCTGGAGACCATTCGTCAGGCCGGGTTGCTGGTGGCACATACCGGCTGGGGCATACCACTGGACCATCGGTTTGTGATGCGTGGGATGAGTTTCGCCGTGGATTCTTCGGCTTTGCGGGTGCGCGACCGGCCGGTGGAGATCCAGCTGCTGGTGCGCACCAGGGATCCCAGGGTGCGCCCAGGGCACACCTCGACCCTGGCGGTGGAGGTCGAGTTGTACCGGGACGGCGACCGGTTCGGTCAGGGCAGCGGTTCACTGGGCGCGCTGCCGCCGGCGGTGTACGCCCGGCTACGCCCGCCAAGGGTGCCCAGACAGCCGGTGCGGGAGCGGCCGGAACCGGTCCCGCCCTGGCTGGTGGGCCGACATGACGCCAGGGATGTGTTGTTGACCAGCGTGAACAAGTCCAATCGCTGGGGGTTGCTGGTGGATGCCACGCACCAGGGGCTGTTCGACCACCCGGTGGACCACGTGCCGGGCATGGTGGTCTTCGCGGCCATGAGCCAGGCGGTCCGGGCTGTCGTGGGCCCCGGATACCTGGCCTCCTGCCAGGCGCGCACCAGCAGGTTCGTCGAGCTGGACCGCCCGGCCGAGGTGAGCGTGCTGCGCACCGCGGGCGGGCTGTACTGGACCGCGATCGAACAGGACGGTGTCCGGGCGGCGACCGCGGTCTGGCGCGTGGAAACCGGCTCCGGCCATTCCGGACCGGTGTCATGA
- a CDS encoding SRPBCC family protein, which produces MTDQVSSTIEIATTPEAIYALVTDIPNQHRFTRECRSAAWLPPAEGPALGARFRGDNQAGKAKWSTTCRITTVEPGRAFGYRVVGGGFIQVADWGWTIEPTDTGCRVTESFTDLRNPAIKWLFNRIVGVKDRLERNQRNMDATLVKLKELAEA; this is translated from the coding sequence ATGACCGATCAGGTCAGCAGCACCATCGAGATCGCCACCACCCCGGAGGCCATTTACGCCCTGGTCACCGACATCCCGAACCAGCACCGGTTCACCAGGGAATGCCGGTCCGCCGCCTGGCTGCCCCCGGCCGAGGGCCCTGCCCTTGGCGCCCGCTTCCGCGGCGACAACCAGGCCGGCAAGGCCAAGTGGTCCACCACCTGCCGGATCACCACCGTCGAACCCGGCCGCGCTTTCGGCTATCGGGTGGTCGGCGGCGGGTTCATCCAGGTCGCTGACTGGGGCTGGACCATCGAACCCACCGACACCGGCTGCCGGGTCACCGAATCCTTCACCGACCTGCGCAACCCGGCGATCAAGTGGTTGTTCAACCGGATCGTCGGCGTCAAGGACCGGCTGGAGCGCAACCAGCGCAACATGGACGCGACCCTGGTCAAGCTCAAGGAGCTGGCCGAGGCCTGA
- a CDS encoding S8 family serine peptidase, with the protein MNVKVKKILTAGLAVPVVAGSLLLAGGPAGAAGTASQQAQSDYTVLVADGASREAAISAVQAAGGTVTKENAAIGALVVRAPQQGFITQVAANKDVGGATRARPVGQAPKQKLEKAKRDAVEKESAGKQAPEEKKAPAAVGMDPMDDALWGLKMLRSDLARSKQPGSKKVAVGILDTGIDGSHPDIAPNFSKELSRNFTTDIPYDENGAVVDGDCEYRGCVDPNDHDDSGHGTHVAGTIGAAVNGFGVSGVAPGVTLVNIRGGQDSGFFFLQPVVDALTYGADAGLDVINMSFYVDPWAFNCVANPADTPEQQLEQRTTIKTINRALNYAHNKGVTLVGALGNNHEDLGKPRTDKSSPNFPAGNTHDRPIDNASCFDLPVEGAHTIGVSSLGPSGKKSDFSNYGLEQISVAAPGGYTRDYFGTPWFSTNENRILSSYPKNVLQAESLVDADGNITPAGVTAGVKKYVQGDKVGYYHYLQGTSMASPHAAGVAALIVSQYGKNDKKHPGTLTLAPDKVEKVLYGTAQKRPCPTPRTVDYLKEGRSAEFTATCEGTTQFNGFYGHGIVDAWNAVTRGAEFAK; encoded by the coding sequence ATGAACGTGAAGGTCAAGAAAATCCTGACAGCCGGGCTGGCTGTGCCGGTCGTGGCAGGTTCCCTGCTGCTGGCCGGTGGCCCGGCGGGTGCCGCGGGCACGGCATCCCAGCAGGCCCAGTCCGACTACACCGTGCTGGTCGCCGACGGCGCCAGCCGGGAAGCCGCCATCAGCGCGGTGCAGGCTGCCGGCGGCACCGTGACCAAGGAGAACGCCGCCATCGGCGCCCTGGTCGTGCGGGCCCCGCAGCAGGGCTTCATCACCCAGGTCGCCGCGAACAAGGACGTGGGCGGCGCGACCAGGGCGCGGCCGGTCGGCCAGGCGCCCAAGCAGAAGCTGGAGAAGGCCAAGCGGGACGCGGTGGAGAAGGAGTCCGCTGGCAAGCAGGCTCCCGAGGAGAAGAAGGCCCCGGCCGCCGTCGGCATGGACCCGATGGACGACGCGCTGTGGGGCCTGAAGATGCTCCGCTCCGACCTGGCTCGCTCAAAGCAGCCCGGCAGCAAGAAGGTCGCCGTCGGCATCCTGGACACCGGGATCGACGGCAGCCACCCGGACATCGCGCCGAACTTCTCCAAGGAGCTGTCCCGCAACTTCACCACGGACATCCCCTATGACGAGAACGGCGCCGTGGTCGACGGCGACTGCGAGTACCGCGGTTGCGTTGACCCCAACGACCACGACGACAGCGGCCACGGCACGCACGTCGCGGGCACCATCGGCGCGGCGGTCAACGGCTTCGGCGTCTCCGGCGTCGCGCCCGGCGTGACCCTGGTGAACATCCGCGGCGGGCAGGACAGCGGCTTCTTCTTCCTGCAGCCGGTCGTGGACGCGCTGACCTACGGCGCGGACGCGGGCCTGGACGTGATCAACATGTCCTTCTACGTCGACCCGTGGGCGTTCAACTGCGTGGCCAACCCGGCCGACACCCCCGAGCAGCAGCTCGAGCAGCGCACCACGATCAAGACGATCAACCGCGCGCTGAACTACGCGCACAACAAGGGCGTCACCCTGGTCGGCGCGCTCGGCAACAACCACGAGGACCTCGGCAAGCCGCGGACCGACAAGTCGAGCCCGAACTTCCCGGCCGGCAACACCCACGACCGCCCGATCGACAACGCGAGCTGCTTCGACCTGCCGGTCGAGGGCGCGCACACCATCGGCGTGTCCAGCCTCGGCCCGTCCGGCAAGAAGTCGGACTTCTCCAACTACGGCCTGGAGCAGATCTCGGTGGCCGCCCCCGGCGGTTACACCCGCGACTACTTCGGCACCCCGTGGTTCAGCACCAACGAGAACCGCATCCTGTCCTCGTACCCGAAGAACGTCCTGCAGGCGGAGAGCCTGGTGGACGCGGACGGCAACATCACGCCCGCGGGTGTGACGGCCGGGGTGAAGAAGTACGTGCAGGGCGACAAGGTCGGCTACTACCACTACCTGCAGGGGACCTCGATGGCCTCCCCGCACGCGGCCGGTGTGGCGGCCCTGATCGTGAGCCAGTACGGCAAGAACGACAAGAAGCACCCCGGCACCCTGACCCTGGCGCCGGACAAGGTGGAGAAGGTGCTCTACGGCACCGCGCAGAAGCGCCCCTGCCCGACCCCGCGGACGGTGGACTACCTGAAGGAGGGCCGGAGCGCGGAGTTCACGGCCACCTGTGAGGGGACCACGCAGTTCAACGGGTTCTACGGGCACGGGATCGTGGACGCGTGGAACGCGGTGACCCGCGGCGCGGAGTTCGCCAAGTAG
- a CDS encoding ScbR family autoregulator-binding transcription factor, with amino-acid sequence MFKREQSSNTKQSLLLAAANTFDRKGFLGTNLTDVCASAGVTKGALYCHFPSKEALAVALIESQLRLWHEVHHHLAQQPLSPMQSLIDLSHEFGNRLRTDVRARVGVRLLFEADLFDREAGGQFHGWITMVRELLLLADAAGQLRPEVHPREAAESLVAAFTGTQLLSRATSGHDDLEARFTALWRLWLPALVVAAELAALRVGPPSAEPDLFVPVQQTAGIT; translated from the coding sequence ATGTTCAAGCGTGAACAATCGAGCAACACCAAGCAAAGCCTGCTACTGGCAGCGGCGAACACTTTCGACCGGAAGGGGTTTCTCGGTACCAATCTCACCGACGTGTGCGCAAGTGCGGGCGTCACAAAGGGCGCACTTTACTGTCACTTTCCCTCGAAGGAAGCACTCGCGGTCGCATTGATCGAGAGCCAGTTACGACTCTGGCACGAAGTCCACCACCATTTGGCCCAGCAACCACTGAGCCCGATGCAGTCGCTCATCGATCTCTCGCACGAGTTCGGCAACCGGTTGCGCACCGATGTCCGGGCCAGGGTGGGGGTCCGGCTGCTGTTCGAGGCCGACCTGTTCGACCGCGAGGCGGGCGGTCAGTTCCACGGCTGGATCACCATGGTGCGCGAGTTGCTGCTGCTGGCCGACGCGGCCGGACAGCTGCGGCCGGAGGTGCACCCCAGGGAGGCGGCGGAGTCCTTGGTGGCCGCCTTCACCGGCACCCAGTTGCTCTCCAGGGCGACCAGCGGGCACGACGACCTGGAGGCCAGGTTCACCGCGTTGTGGCGACTCTGGCTGCCCGCGCTGGTGGTCGCGGCCGAACTGGCCGCGCTGCGGGTCGGCCCACCCTCGGCCGAGCCCGATCTCTTTGTGCCAGTTCAACAAACCGCCGGTATCACCTGA